A window of Pseudomonas alcaliphila JAB1 genomic DNA:
TAGATCGGGTTGTAGATGTCCTGGCCATAGCCCAGGCCGGTAACGCTTTGTGGGTACTTCTGGCTGTTGCGATAGTTCTCGTACTCCAGCCCAAGCAGCGTCTGATGTTGCCAGCCGGCCAGCTCGAACTGCCCATGCAGCTCGGCCTGGGTGATGCTGTCGTTCCACTCGAAGCTGCGCTCGCGATAGAAGCGCGTGACCTGGTCGCCAATCAGGCGCGACGGCTCCGAGCTGTTGCCGTCCAGCGTGCCCTGGCTGTAATGGCTGGCCAGGCGCAGCTTCCAGGCATCGTTCAGATAATGCTCGAGGCTGACTTGCAGCAGCTGATTGTCGTTGCGGATCTTGCCGTCGTTGGGCTCGCCGAGAAAGGTCGAGCGCTTGACCGCGCCCATCTTGCCGTCGACGGCGGGAATGCCACGGTCGAACACCGAGTCGGTGCGCGAGAACTCGCTGTCGATCATCAGCAGGGTATCGGGCGACAGCTGCCAGCTGAAGGTCGGGTTGATGATCTGTCGCTGGTTGCCGACGTGATCGCGAAAGCTGCCGTTGTCTTCGACTGCCAGGTTGACCCGCGAAAGCAGGGTGCCGTCCTCGTTCAGCGGCGTATTGACGTCGAGGCTGCTGCGGTAGCGATCCCAGCGTCCGGCGCTGGCCTTGAACTGGGTGAAGGGCTCCAGTTGTGGGCGCTTGGTGACGATGTTGACCAGCCCGCCTGGATCGCCGCGGCCGTACAGGGCTGCCGCCGGCCCCTTGAGCACTTCCAGGCGCTCGATGGCCGCTGCGTCCGGCGAGCTGTAGCTGCCGCGGTTGATGGCAAAACCATTGCGGTACAGCTCGCTGGTGGTGAAGCCGCGCACGCTGTAGTTGAGGAAGGTCAGGCCGCCGAAGTTGTTCTGCCGCGAGACGCCGCCAGCGAAATCCAGGGCGCGGTCGATACGGCTACTGCCGAGATCGTCCAGCACCTGGGCGGGGACCACGCTGATGGCCTGGGGAATTTCGCTGATCGGTGTGTCGGTGCGGGTGGCGCTGGATGAGCGTTTGGCACGGTAGCCCTGCACCGGCCCATCGGCTTGTTCGCTGGGGGCGCTGATGATGCTGTCAGCCAGTTGGGCCGGAGATTCGGCGGCAAGAGCGCAGGGTGTTAACAGGCTGCCGGCAAGCAAGGCGGTAGTGACGCGCAAGGGGGAAGTCTCCGGATGATTGTGATTAATGTAATAACATTACAATAAACTCAATCGAGAAAAGTTCCCACTTGAAATTGTTCGCCGATCAGTTGCCGTTAACGGGGGGGCGAATACCTATCTCGGCGGTCAGCTGCAGCGGTTTGCCGTTGCGCAACACGTCGATGTGGATCTTGTCGCCTGGTTTGGTACGCGCGACCTGATTCATCGAGCGGCGACCGTCGCTGGCCGGCTCGCCATCGATGCTGAGAATCAGGTCGCCAGGCTGCAGGCCGGCTTTCTGCGCCGGGCCGTCGCGATAGACACCGGCGACGACGATGCCGGGGCGGCCATCGAGGCCGAAGGACTCGGCCAGCTCTGGCGTCAGTGGTTGCACCTCGACACCGAGATAGCCGCGAATCACCTTGCCGTGTTCGATGATCGCCTGCATCACTTCCATGGCCAGTTTCACCGGGATGGCGAAGCCGATGCCCTGCGAGCCGCCGGACTTGGAAAAGATCGCCGTGTTGATGCCCACCAGGTTGCCGTGCGCATCGACCAGCGCGCCGCCGGAGTTGCCCGGGTTGATCGCCGCATCGGTCTGGATGAAGTCTTCGTAGGTGTTGAGGCCCAGCTGGTTGCGCCCGGTGGCGCTGATGATACCCATGGTCACGGTCTGGCCGACGCCGAAAGGGTTGCCGATGGCCAGGGTCACATCGCCGATGCGAATGCTGTCGGAGCGCCCCAGGGTGATCGCCGGGAGATTGGGCAGGTCGATCTTCAATACGGCCAGGTCGGTTTCCGGGTCGCTGCCGATCACCCGTGCCAGGGTTTCGCGGCCGTCCTTGAGGGCGACGACGATCTGGTCGGCGCCGCTGACCACGTGATTGTTGGTCAGCAGATAGCCTTCACGGCTCAACAGTACGGCCGAGCCGAGGCTCGACTCCATGCGCTGCTGACGTGGCAGGTTGTCGCCGAAGAAACGGCGGAAGGTCGGATCTTCGAACAGCGGATGAGTCGGTTTGCTCACCAGTTTGGTGGTGTACAGGTTGGCCACTGCTGGCGATGCGGTATCGACTGCCTCGGAGTAGGACACCGGGCCTTCCTGCAGGCGGCTGTAGAGCGGTGCCTGTACCAGCTGCACGTCCTGGCGTGGCAAGCCGACCCACTCCGGGTAGCGCTGGATCAGCAGCAGTGCGAACAACACACCGACCAGCAGGGGCCAACCGAGAAAACGCAGTGCCTGGGGCATCGAGACAATCCTGAGGGTTGCGGGGGCCAAATCCGGCCCTTAAGGTGGCGCATTATAGTGAGGCGCTCGCCAATTAGGCAGCGGCCCGCAACAGCTTGTGAGGAATCTTCATGGCCATTGCCCTGTCCACGCTAGTGGAAGAAGCAGATGCTTTTCTGAACGCGTCACGCATCAGCGATTACTGCCCTAACGGGCTGCAGGTCGAGGGGCGTCCGCAGGTCAGTCGTATCGTCAGCGGCGTCACCGCCAGCCAGGCTCTGATCGAAGCCGCCATCGACGCCGAGGCCGATGTGCTGCTGGTGCATCACGGCTATTTCTGGAAGGGTGAAAACCCCTGCGTCACCGGCATGAAACAGCGTCGTCTGAAAGCGTTGCTGGCTCATGACATCAGCTTGCTGGCCTATCACCTGCCGCTCGACGTTCATCCCGAAGTGGGCAATAACGTGCAGCTCGCTCGGCAGTTAGGCATCGTCGTCGAGGGCCCGCTGGAGCCGGAAAATCCGCGCACCGTTGGTCTCGTTGGCTCGCTGGAGGAGCCGATGAGCGCGGCCGACTTCGCCCGGCACGTGCAGCAAGCGCTGGGGCGTGAGCCGCTGCTGGTCGAGGGCGACGGGCTGATCCGGCGCGTCGGCTGGTGCACGGGTGGCGGGCAGGGCTATATCGACCAGGCGATTGCTGCCGGTGTCGACCTTTACCTGACCGGCGAAGCCTCCGAGCAGACTTTCCACAGCGCACGTGAGAATGGCGTGAGCTTCATCGCTGCCGGCCATCACGCCACCGAGCGCTACGGCGTGCAGGCGCTGGGGGATTATCTGGCGCGGCGTTTCGCCCTCGAACACCTGTTCATCGACTGCCCCAACCCGATCTGAATCACCCGCACGGGCAGGCATAACGCTAGATCGTTTCGGTCTAACCGGCGTCCTGAGTATAAGCAGACGCTGTGATAGAGTGCGCGCTCGTCCACGGCCCGCCGGCCCCATAACAGCAATCCGTGAGTAGCCATGCTCGACAAATTGACCCATCTGAAGCAGCTGGAGGCGGAAAGCATCCACATCATTCGTGAAGTGGCCGCCGAATTCGACAACCCGGTGATGCTCTATTCCATCGGCAAGGATTCAGCCGTGATGCTGCACCTGGCCCGCAAGGCGTTCTTCCCTGGCAAGTTGCCGTTCCCGGTGCTGCACGTCGATACCCGCTGGAAGTTCCAGGAGATGTATCGCTTTCGCGAGAAGATGGTCAGTGAATATGGCCTGGAACTGCTGACCCACATCAACCCCGATGGTGTGGCGCAGGACATGAACCCCTTCACCTACGGTAGTGCCAAGCACACCGACGTGATGAAGACCGAAGGCCTCAAGCAGGCGCTGGACAAGTACGGTTTCGACGCCGCCTTCGGTGGCGCGCGCCGCGACGAAGAGAAGTCGCGCGCCAAGGAGCGCGTGTATTCCTTCCGCGACAGCAAGCACCGCTGGGACCCGAAGAACCAGCGTCCGGAGCTGTGGAACGTCTACAACGGCAAGGTCAAGAAGGGCGAGTCGATCCGCGTCTTCCCGCTGTCGAACTGGACCGAGCTGGACATCTGGCAATACATCTACCTGGAGCAGATCCCGATCGTGCCGCTGTACTTCGCTGCCGAGCGCGAAGTGATCGAGAAGAACGGCACGCTGATCATGATCGACGACGAGCGCATCCTCGAGCACCTGTCCGATGAAGAGAAGGCGCGCATCACCAAGAAGATGGTGCGTTTCCGTACCCTCGGCTGCTACCCGCTGACCGGCGCGGTGGAGTCCACGGCGCTGACCCTGCCTGAAATCATCCAGGAGATGCTCCTGACCCGTACTTCCGAGCGCCAGGGCCGCGTGATCGATCACGATGCCGCCGGGTCGATGGAAGAAAAGAAACGTCAGGGCTATTTCTGAGGATCGCGCACCATGAGTCACCAATCCGATTTGATCGGCCAGGACATTCTCGCTTACCTGGCCCAGCACGAGCGCAAGGAACTGCTGCGCTTTCTTACCTGCGGCAACGTCGACGACGGCAAGAGCACCCTGATCGGCCGTCTGCTGCACGACTCCAAGATGATCTACGAGGATCACCTGGAAGCCATCACCAAGGATTCGAAGAAAGTCGGCACCACCGGCGATGACATCGACCTGGCACTGCTGGTCGACGGCCTGCAGGCCGAGCGCGAGCAGGGCATCACCATCGATGTGGCCTACCGCTATTTCTCCACCGCCAAGCGTAAGTTCATCATCGCCGACACCCCCGGCCATGAGCAGTACACGCGCAACATGGCCACCGGCGCTTCGACCTGCGACCTGGCGATCATCCTGATCGATGCCCGCTACGGCGTGCAGACCCAGACCAAGCGCCATAGCTTCATCGCCTCCCTGTTGGGCATCAAGCACATCGTCGTCGCCGTCAACAAGATGGATCTGAAGGACTTCGATCAAGGTGTGTTCGAGCAGATCAAGGCCGACTACCTGGCCTTCGCCGAGAAGATCAACCTGCGTCCGACCACCCTCGAGTTCGTGCCGATGTCGGCGCTCAAGGGCGACAACGTGGTCAACAGGTCCGAGCGCTCGCCCTGGTACACCGGCCAGTCGCTGATGGAAATTCTCGAGACCGTCGAGGTCGCTGGCGACCGCAATTTCGATGACCTGCGCTTCCCGGTGCAGTACGTCAACCGTCCGAACCTGAACTTCCGCGGTTTCGCCGGCACCCTGGCCAGCGGCGTCGTGCGCAAGGGCGACGAGGTCATGGCGCTGCCTTCGGGCAAGACCAGCAAGGTCAAGTCCA
This region includes:
- the cysD gene encoding sulfate adenylyltransferase subunit CysD, whose amino-acid sequence is MLDKLTHLKQLEAESIHIIREVAAEFDNPVMLYSIGKDSAVMLHLARKAFFPGKLPFPVLHVDTRWKFQEMYRFREKMVSEYGLELLTHINPDGVAQDMNPFTYGSAKHTDVMKTEGLKQALDKYGFDAAFGGARRDEEKSRAKERVYSFRDSKHRWDPKNQRPELWNVYNGKVKKGESIRVFPLSNWTELDIWQYIYLEQIPIVPLYFAAEREVIEKNGTLIMIDDERILEHLSDEEKARITKKMVRFRTLGCYPLTGAVESTALTLPEIIQEMLLTRTSERQGRVIDHDAAGSMEEKKRQGYF
- a CDS encoding Nif3-like dinuclear metal center hexameric protein, which produces MAIALSTLVEEADAFLNASRISDYCPNGLQVEGRPQVSRIVSGVTASQALIEAAIDAEADVLLVHHGYFWKGENPCVTGMKQRRLKALLAHDISLLAYHLPLDVHPEVGNNVQLARQLGIVVEGPLEPENPRTVGLVGSLEEPMSAADFARHVQQALGREPLLVEGDGLIRRVGWCTGGGQGYIDQAIAAGVDLYLTGEASEQTFHSARENGVSFIAAGHHATERYGVQALGDYLARRFALEHLFIDCPNPI
- a CDS encoding TonB-dependent siderophore receptor codes for the protein MADSIISAPSEQADGPVQGYRAKRSSSATRTDTPISEIPQAISVVPAQVLDDLGSSRIDRALDFAGGVSRQNNFGGLTFLNYSVRGFTTSELYRNGFAINRGSYSSPDAAAIERLEVLKGPAAALYGRGDPGGLVNIVTKRPQLEPFTQFKASAGRWDRYRSSLDVNTPLNEDGTLLSRVNLAVEDNGSFRDHVGNQRQIINPTFSWQLSPDTLLMIDSEFSRTDSVFDRGIPAVDGKMGAVKRSTFLGEPNDGKIRNDNQLLQVSLEHYLNDAWKLRLASHYSQGTLDGNSSEPSRLIGDQVTRFYRERSFEWNDSITQAELHGQFELAGWQHQTLLGLEYENYRNSQKYPQSVTGLGYGQDIYNPIYGQPKPPIVNPNDFHEHTESYALNLQDQISFNERWSGLLGVRLERFEQTALNRSSRVSNEQSKDVATPRAGVLYQLTPEVGVFTNASMSFKPNAIGAQGQVFKPEKGLGYETGLKLDLLDSRLGATVALFHIDKENVLTADPNNPGDSIAAGKARSQGLDLQVSGQLTDALRVIGAYAYIDAEVTKDTSIPEGSDLLGIARNSASLMSVYQFQGGSLQGSELGAAVNYVGDRSGQTGSDFELPAYTTVDLLARWQATKDLNLGLNLNNLFNRKYYERSFNNVWVMPGDPRNLSVSLTLNL
- the algW gene encoding Do family serine endopeptidase AlgW, coding for MPQALRFLGWPLLVGVLFALLLIQRYPEWVGLPRQDVQLVQAPLYSRLQEGPVSYSEAVDTASPAVANLYTTKLVSKPTHPLFEDPTFRRFFGDNLPRQQRMESSLGSAVLLSREGYLLTNNHVVSGADQIVVALKDGRETLARVIGSDPETDLAVLKIDLPNLPAITLGRSDSIRIGDVTLAIGNPFGVGQTVTMGIISATGRNQLGLNTYEDFIQTDAAINPGNSGGALVDAHGNLVGINTAIFSKSGGSQGIGFAIPVKLAMEVMQAIIEHGKVIRGYLGVEVQPLTPELAESFGLDGRPGIVVAGVYRDGPAQKAGLQPGDLILSIDGEPASDGRRSMNQVARTKPGDKIHIDVLRNGKPLQLTAEIGIRPPVNGN